From the Theileria equi strain WA chromosome 4 map unlocalized gcontig_1105316255041, whole genome shotgun sequence genome, one window contains:
- a CDS encoding hypothetical protein (encoded by transcript BEWA_046300A): protein MPWLSARPRSAPVSCRMSREGATSSPVKRGFACPFRSGRSTRKRAKVSPLGTFGVELILEIFPLTGCSKSISNLPRSPSKRLSGSPPNKRGLSKKCTVLQRQSWNPFIQTMASSPPALPIIRTRPRPLVTSITHRGFKMKSISIAMSYSPEVSRPKPIAYSKTAGHFYSPNNKLYANSQSICHPDGSILCSFGIS from the coding sequence ATGCCTTGGTTATCAGCAAGGCCAAGATCTGCTCCAGTGTCCTGCAGGATGTCAAGGGAGGGCGCTACGAGTTCCCCGGTAAAAAGAGGCTTTGCCTGCCCATTCCGCTCGGGAAGGAGCACAAGAAAGCGCGCAAAAGTGTCCCCGTTGGGGACTTTTGGAGTCGAGTTGATTCTCGAAATATTCCCATTGACGGGATGCTCAAAGAGTATATCGAATCTGCCCCGCTCTCCATCCAAAAGGCTGAGCGGAAGCCCACCAAACAAGAGAGGATTGTCGAAAAAATGCACAGTCTTACAGAGGCAGAGTTGGAATCCATTTATCCAAACTATGGCATCATCACCACCTGCGTTGCCGATTATTCGTACAAGACCACGCCCTTTGGTGACGTCTATTACTCACCGAGGTTTcaagatgaaaagtataTCTATCGCTATGTCATACTCACCAGAGGTGTCAAGACCGAAGCCTATCGCATACTCAAAAACTGCGGGACATTTCTACTCACCGAACAACAAATTATACGCGAACTCGCAATCGATTTGTCACCCGGATGGGAGCATTTTATGCTCTTTCGGAATAAGCTAG
- a CDS encoding hypothetical protein (encoded by transcript BEWA_046310A), with translation MSELIVDVQNKCRSNKRCKCQGNKRYVSVRAGIIKGTDFGYCTHEIDSQHTRDIKISNVFWQNVELERIGFSNLFESSVFVTVFYNKTYDYDHNAIKKPLLIRSKDAGRKTHWYQNVGGYANKRWQRINTEALSGGYPEEDEYTQNDKFEKKLKVLSCRLFVSHRIHIDFNKGDNYEITCEICGDKLKINVKRDKADKAPGYTKYNYSGTFSENAILVYDGRQLTFQKRLRYKTGYYLPIPLDRENFNGLSAYYWKEDNQKKNPLLIEFSGDNGYSYWIENISIAGKDGNYKHDKWRALSWQNSSPADLKKRLDVLNCIYNNVVQIDVGNPEDCHSKHYKHSKRVYYLYSEEYATHPVVFSYKYLSSFGRDKPYNISEIYAEGRIQQFTNGLPFKNVRRFTAFVSPCFDKKPFLLCVESVLNTKEINCVWYKRKPGNTWEHYTEFSGKPSDFKLRLGGVLKDAKSKLNIGDCDVITSADGIRLDIKESPKNNLSNHTYQGEYGPNKKVSIFVTKSEEGLVPGFIRNSHKPSTKSGIFVLNRTLKDDSKIGVTVSSNTKIPNVKDFFVYFWNASPDVPILLGVITKDNEEKTTYYGTLIKTWGPGQVAGMNEQEAIDHQNCQKNQAIPIELNKPDSFESFFPGTIKSSCLKNKSVKLSTPKPDIPQGAKKDYKVESYDINPVNTKISRITYNNQPTDIITTNDVISNLRIYKWKDGPEDTPLLVEFVKPAGGSIFFENLGKTPEYKEWKRVPRTEADHFYSDNPPKLTDKFIDKLNEVNCRVNGLVQLDISQTGSKYCHGIYAGHEKKISVSKENKDRYSGFIGYEHTPTRGQSILKVSSIYNGKDKQELGDFNIPKEVSKVTVYFPTCNGGTPIAIRIKQTKFPEQWLKRKVTRGEWEVDRGFENKSDEDVETALESVKGAIDDACNNPLPHPRFTAPQFPYIPPGSVNPVSPVHDNDNDDNLSFKDMVEDIAVTEQEEQNDDGIVMQEEYEDEGVTEAQNKATFMTSHVTVDDVQVNVNGTRPSLGIPTGLKSTSVNTFLSLSIDIEKGISEKLDTGEYGDVTGKVRLERDEKPEESGFYMFIHDSPYGRPFKVKNIQYGKKDISLQDIGLEKDEEIVHLAVWYWKDTAADMANPLLIEILKENGDYIYRFNNGPGWKQLYEQYQKKNSELVGEDLEQELDNLNCYLNKAVIINLTENHSEKHTSGNNTYCCKYHNGPSSGKGKVTVTSGSVTAQGKSNNPITYYKHDISAGSSKLVKIKYYKNSDTKTPRKRIKLGDLNLPTKDSVTVYVFYCGGNPVLIYLDYSGQDGVKGWYQKDKTNDNKPWKSVLIGVTDPNNIKDCKDKFNELVKVLSLFGCSGYKDCSDTATSQKAQISVQTDLGVTINLKHKYGDYYGNSTKKKRINVVKYYQGNEFHKYIHTLTSSKLEKIEDDEGSPINGVKGDNVASVTAYYWQHDKGGGQTHSRVLLVEVAQNDSSIGSEYSYYVKRNGNWSDYDLKGSPGGPTKEELDLLNCEINDVVQIDVMKTSDYCHNGNDHMPTKVKVSEISDASKLGNYRAFEHSPSNGPFIISEFKKGNDYITLDSLEPDLPLRNTNRVIVYFCMSDFGDPLLVHLPSVNQGKGWFQKPTDDTNDWKPVTSLNGKNKNDSDYDAIVNFLDTINSPCKPPEVTIDIYSRSVIRHSTIHGNPFTMEVKNDQRNINGFTEYVHTIHGRTKGYFTVKEFHYNYERVEGKLGSTEKVTHVSVFYWNSLEESNKSGNTRGRPLLLKIIKNRKSPLYYENTNSKGNTNWQHTVVYPENLQKKLHLLNCKLNNAVVIDVSKQDESYDACDIKSIDPSHGDRMQVSENQSTSDRRLGSYEVYTHKLRTPLGSKFHIVSFKNDKTPLTGISASYTTPILDVDQVKVYFCLKDRDKPLLIYIDSQTRISQNKWYKNEDTATHIGKWEKEASDLSRTYGPDKHDNILTVLDSLQSSCKPPSVIIDISQKVSSMYPYPGNYMVYQERINLELQPNYPGSNSPPEYYNLYEHTVDSRTNSYFTLSGLVYGTGHDIQLDDSSRFIPMHNVTSVSVYYWQHLKTGGKPLLMKITTTTSKSKPNSNTEDKWFENTSNNNLTWKEVEKPCPQSQLSTYPAFLQKKLHLLNCRLNNAVIIDVSKIPVDDTNGVENKYDSCIDTDVDSDHGKRLKVTNVTPERDELATYKAYEHSIIDSNDGEKFHIVGFTGPSTGPITLPSSHGNGRGTPDKPILNVEKLIIYVCQQELTKPLLIYYVTDGDNHNWYKNNSSDTDNGDWIPAEHGLSDTDPGSYEKILQVLKSLNSSCNTPQSATEAPTPTAPQPPGPAALAAESVGITAILTGLGSTSGTLAGAGGLTGLGWWAFKRSRGDPWVRQI, from the coding sequence atgagtgaACTAATAGTGGACGTACAGAACAAATGTAGAAGTAATAAAAGATGTAAGTGCCAAGGGAACAAAAGATATGTCTCTGTGAGGGCAGGGATAATAAAAGGGACAGATTTTGGATACTGTACCCATGAAATTGACTCACAACATACCAGGGATATTAAAATCTCAAATGTATTCTGGCAAAATGTTGAGCTCGAGAGAATAGGGTTTTCCAATTTGTTTGAATCTTCAGTATTTGTGACagtattttacaataaaACTTATGACTATGATCATAATGCAATAAAGAAGCCTCTCCTCATAAGATCTAAAGATGCCGGTAGAAAGACTCATTGGTATCAGAACGTTGGAGGTTATGCTAATAAAAGATGGCAACGGATTAACACTGAGGCATTATCTGGAGGATACCCCGAAGAGGACGAATATACtcaaaatgataaatttgagAAGAAGCTAAAGGTACTTTCGTGTAGATTGTTTGTTTCTCATAGGATCCACATAGACTTTAATAAGGGTGATAACTATGAAATTACGTGTGAAATATGCGGTGATAAACTGAAAATAAATGTTAAGCGAGATAAAGCTGACAAAGCTCCAGGATATACAAAGTACAATTATAGTGGTACGTTTTCTGAGAATGCTATCCTTGTTTACGATGGAAGGCAACTCACCTTTCAGAAACGGTTAAGATATAAGACGGGTTATTATCTCCCAATTCCTCTTGATAGGgagaattttaatggactatctgcctattactggaaggaagacaaccagaagaaaaatCCTCTATTGATAGAATTTTCTGGTGATAATGGTTATTCATACTGGATTGAAAATATTAGTATTGCTGGAAAAGATGGTAACTACAAACATGATAAATGGAGGGCATTATCGTGGCAAAATAGTTCTCCCGCAGACCTTAAGAAACGACTAGATGTTCTGAATTGTATTTACAATAATGTTGTACAGATTGATGTTGGAAATCCAGAAGATTGTCATTCTAAGCACTATAAACATAGTAAGAGAGTATATTATTTATATAGTGAGGAATATGCTACACATCCAGTAGTCTTTTCCTACAAATatttatcttcttttggTCGTGATAAACCATATAATATATCTGAAATTTACGCAGAGGGTAGAATTCAACAATTTACAAATGGATTGCCATTTAAGAACGTTAGAAGATTTACTGCATTTGTATCTCCATGCTTTGATAAGAAACCATTTCTCTTATGTGTAGAATCTGttttaaatacaaaagaGATCAATTGTGTGTGGTACAAGAGGAAACCGGGAAATACATGGGAGCACTATACTGAGTTTTCTGGTAAGCCTAGCGATTTTAAACTTAGGCTTGGAGGTGTATTAAAAGATGCTAAAAGTAAATTAAACATAGGAGACTGTGATGTAATCACTAGTGCAGACGGTATAAGGCTTGATATTAAAGAATCACCAAAGAATAATCTGTCCAATCATACTTACCAGGGTGAATATGGTCCAAATAAAAAGGTTTCCATATTTGTGACGAAATCTGAAGAGGGTCTTGTACCAGGCTTCATTAGAAATTCTCATAAACCTTCTACTAAGAGTGGTATATTCGTTTTAAATAGAACATTAAAAGATGACAGTAAAATAGGAGTAACAGTATCATCGAACACCAAAATCCCAAATGTCAAAGATttctttgtatatttcTGGAACGCAAGTCCAGATGTACCAATATTACTTGGAGTTATCACAaaagataatgaagaaaagaCTACATACTATGGAACACTAATCAAAACTTGGGGTCCAGGTCAGGTAGCTGGTatgaatgaacaagaaGCAATAGatcatcaaaattgtcAAAAGAACCAAGCTATTCCTATTGAACTGAATAAACCAGACAGTTTTGAATCGTTTTTTCCAGGTACAATAAAATCTAGTTGCCTAAAGAATAAGTCTGTAAAGCTCTCTACACCTAAACCGGATATTCCCCAAGGAGCTAAAAAGGACTATAAAGTAGAATCCTACGATATTAATCCTGTTAACACAAAGATATCTAGGATTACCTATAATAACCAGCCTACTGACATTATTACTACGAATGATGTTATCTCCAATTTGAGGATCTACAAGTGGAAAGATGGTCCAGAGGATACACCTCTACTTGTTGAGTTTGTAAAGCCTGCTGGAGGctctatattttttgagaatcttggtaAAACTCCAGAATAtaaggaatggaaaagagtTCCTAGGACAGAAGCAGACCATTTTTACAGTGACAATCCACCAAAACTCACAGACAAATTTATAGATAAGCTAAATGAGGTTAATTGTAGAGTAAATGGACTTGTTCAATTGGATATCTCACAAACTGGTTCTAAATATTGCCACGGTATTTACGCTGGACATGAGAAGAAGATAAGTGTCTCCAAGGAAAATAAAGATAGATACTCTGGTTTTATTGGTTATGAACATACTCCAACTAGAGGTCAGAGTATCCTCAAAGTATCATCAATATACAATGGGAAGGATAAACAGGAATTAGGTGACTTTAACATACCTAAAGAGGTCTCAAAAGTTACTGTTTATTTCCCGACTTGTAATGGAGGAACACCCATAGCTATTCGTATCAAACAAACCAAATTTCCTGAACAATGGCTCAAGAGAAAAGTCACTAGGGGAGAATGGGAAGTCGATAGAGgatttgaaaataaaagtgaTGAAGACGTTGAGACTGCTCTAGAGAGTGTAAAGGGGGCTATTGATGATGCATGTAACAATCCGCTTCCACATCCAAGATTTACTGCTCCACAATTTCCTTATATTCCCCCAGGATCCGTAAATCCTGTATCACCTGTGCATGACAATGATAACGATGATAATCTTAGTTTTAAGGATATGGTCGAGGATATTGCAGTTACGGAGCAAGAAGAACAAAATGACGATGGTATTGTAATGCAAGAGgaatatgaagatgaaggagTAACGGAGGCCCAAAATAAAGCCACCTTTATGACTTCTCATGTTACTGTGGATGATGTTCAAGTAAATGTTAATGGTACTCGCCCTTCTCTTGGTATTCCTACCGGGCTTAAGTCTACCTCTGTTAACACTTTTCTTAGTCTTTCTATTGACATAGAAAAGGGTATCTCCGAGAAATTAGACACCGGAGAGTATGGAGATGTAACTGGGAAAGTTAGATTGGAAAGGGATGAGAAACCGGAAGAATCTGGATTTTACATGTTCATACATGACTCACCGTATGGACGACCATTCAAGgttaaaaatattcaatACGGAAAAAAGGATATATCACTACAAGATATAGGATTAGAGAAAGATGAGGAAATTGTTCATCTTGCTGTATGGTACTGGAAAGATACAGCTGCAGATATGGCAAATCCACTCCTCATAGAAATATTAAAggaaaatggagattataTATATAGGTTCAACAATGGTCCTGGATGGAAACAGCTTTATGAACAATATCAGAAGAAAAATTCTGAACTAGTAGGTGAGGATCTTGAGCAGGAACTTGATAATCTCAACTGTTATCTCAACAAAGCGGTTATCATTAATCTTACAGAGAACCATTCTGAGAAACATACCAGTGGTAATAATACGTATTGTTGCAAGTACCATAATGGTCCTAGTTCTGGCAAAGGAAAGGTAACTGTTACTAGCGGTTCAGTTACTGCTCAGGGTAAGAGTAATAATCCTATTACCTATTACAAACATGATATTTCTGCCGGAAGTAGCAAGCTTGTAAAAATTAAGTACTACAAAAATAGTGATACTAAGACCCCtaggaagagaataaagcTTGGTGACCTTAACTTACCTACAAAAGACTCAGTCACAGTCTATGTTTTCTATTGTGGAGGAAACCCTGTTCTTATTTATTTGGATTATAGTGGGCAGGATGGTGTTAAAGGATGGTACCAGAAAGACAAGACTAATGACAATAAACCATGGAAAAGCGTTTTGATTGGAGTTACTGATCCAAATAATATCAAGGACTGTAAGGATAAATTCAATGAACTTGTTAAGGTACTAAGTTTGTTTGGATGCAGCGGTTATAAAGATTGTTCTGACACTGCTACTAGCCAAAAGGCTCAAATATCAGTACAAACAGATCTTGGAGTAACCATAAATCTTAAACACAAGTATGGAGATTACTATGGAAATTCTACCAAAAAGAAGCGAATTAATGTGGTTAAATACTACCAAGGTAATGAGTTCCATAAATATATCCACACATTAACATCATCAAAGCTTGAAAAaatagaagatgatgaaggtAGTCCTATAAATGGAGTTAAAGGAGATAATGTCGCATCAGTTACAGCTTATTACTGGCAGCATGATAAGGGCGGTGGTCAGACACATAGTAGGGTTCTCCTAGTGGAAGTAGCACAGAATGACAGTTCTATTGGAAGCGAATATTCCTATTATGTTAAGAGGAATGGTAATTGGAGTGATTATGATCTTAAAGGATCTCCTGGAGGTCCCACTAAGGAGGAATTAGACTTGCTCAATTGTGAGATTAACGATGTAGTTCAAATAGATGTTATGAAAACGAGTGACTATTGTCATAATGGAAACGATCATATGCCAACTAAAGTCAAGGTCAGTGAGATATCAGACGCATCTAAACTTGGAAATTATAGAGCTTTTGAACATAGTCCATCTAATGGACCATTCATAATATCTGAATTCAAGAAAGGTAATGATTACATAACGCTTGACAGTTTGGAACCTGATCTCCCCCTTAGAAATACAAACAGAGTTATTGTTTATTTCTGCATGAGTGATTTTGGAGACCCATTGCTTGTACATCTACCCAGTGTTAATCAAGGAAAAGGATGGTTCCAAAAGCCTACTGATGACACTAATGATTGGAAACCTGTTACTAGCCTGAATGgcaagaataaaaatgacTCTGACTATGACGCAATAGTAAATTTCCTGGACACCATAAACAGCCCCTGTAAACCACCAGAAGTAACTATAGATATTTATAGCAGATCGGTAATTAGACACTCTACCATTCATGGGAACCCTTTCACTATGGAAGTTAAAAACGACCAACGAAATATAAATGGTTTTACTGAGTATGTTCACACCATACATGGGAGAACAAAAGGATACTTCACTGTTAAGGAGTTTCATTACAACTATGAAAGGGTTGAGGGTAAGTTAGGAAGTACAGAAAAAGTTACTCATGTATCAGTATTTTATTGGAACTCTCTAGAGGAATCTAATAAGAGTGGGAACACAAGAGGTAGACCATTACTTCTGAAGATTATAAAGAACAGGAAATCACCGCTTTACTATGAGAATACTAATTCTAAGGGGAACACTAATTGGCAACATACTGTTGTGTATCcagagaatctccaaaagaaaCTCCATCTCCTAAACTGTAAACTTAACAATGCAGTGGTCATAGATGTAAGTAAGCAGGATGAATCTTATGACGCTTGTGATATTAAGTCCATTGATCCTTCTCATGGTGATAGAATGCAAGTTTCTGAAAATCAGTCTACTTCTGACAGAAGACTTGGAAGTTATGAAGTTTACACTCACAAACTTAGGACTCCTCTTGGAAGCAAGTTTCATATAGTATCTTttaagaatgataaaacaCCTCTAACTGGAATTTCTGCAAGTTATACTACTCCCATTCTAGACGTGGACCAGGTCAAGGTCTACTTTTGCTTAAAGGATAGAGATAAGCCTCTACTGATATACATAGATTCTCAAACCCGTATTTCTCAGAACAagtggtacaagaatgaggatACTGCTACTCATATTGGTAAATGGGAAAAAGAAGCATCTGATTTATCTAGAACTTATGGCCCCGACAAACATGACAACATTCTCACTGTTCTTGACAGTCTACAGAGTTCATGTAAACCTCCCTCTGTTATCATTGATATATCGCAGAAAGTTTCTTCTATGTATCCGTATCCTGGTAACTATATGGTATATCAAGAGCGAATAAATCTGGAACTCCAGCCAAATTATCCTGGATCAAATAGCCCTCCAGAATATTACAACCTCTATGAGCATACCGTGGATAGTAGGACTAACAGTTACTTTACACTCTCTGGTCTTGTATACGGAACAGGACATGATATTCAACTAGATGATAGCTCTCGGTTCATTCCCATGCACAATGTAACCTCTGTTTCTGTGTATTATTGGCAACATCTTAAAACTGGTGGAAAACCTTTACTTATGAAGATTACAACTACTACAAGCAAGAGTAAACCTAATAGTAACACAGAAGATAAGTGGTTCGAAAATACTAGCAATAATAATTTAACATGGAAGGAAGTTGAAAAACCTTGTCCCCAATCTCAACTATCTACATATCCAGCTTTTCTCCAAAAGAAACTCCATCTTCTTAACTGCCGACTTAACAATGCAGTTATAATAGATGTAAGCAAGATACCAGTTGATGATACTAATGGTGTAGAGAATAAATACGATTCTTGTATTGATACCGATGTCGATTCGGATCATGGGAAAAGACTTAAGGTTACCAATGTCACTCCAGAGAGAGATGAACTTGCCACCTACAAAGCCTATGAACATTCCATTATAGACTCtaatgatggagaaaagtTTCACATAGTTGGATTTACGGGTCCTTCCACTGGACCTATAACTCTTCCAAGTAGTCACGGTAATGGCCGAGGAACCCCTGATAAACCCATCCTGAATGTTGAGAAGCTAATAATTTATGTTTGCCAGCAGGAACTCACAAAACCTCTTCTCATATACTACGTTACTGATGGTGATAATCATAACTGGTACAAGAACAATAGCTCCGATACTGATAATGGTGACTGGATACCTGCTGAACATGGTTTATCCGACACTGACCCAGGTTCCTATGAAAAGATCCTCCAAGTACTCAAGAGTCTTAATAGTAGTTGTAATACTCCTCAATCTGCTACTGAAGCTCCTACTCCTACTGCTCCTCAACCTCCTGGTCCTGCCGCTCTTGCTGCTGAATCTGTTGGTATTACCGCTATTCTCACCGGATTAGGCtctacctctggtactcttgctGGAGCTGGTGGccttactggacttggttggtgggcatttaaacgttctaggggagatccttgggttagacagatttag